In the Acaryochloris thomasi RCC1774 genome, GGAGAAAGCAATGGACCGAACTAGAGAAAACAAATGATTCATCTATTGAATTTCGGGATGGGCGCGCCAAGACTGCATAGATTATCTCAAATCAAAGCTAGGAGTGACCTGGGAGAAATCCTGTTGTAGTTTCTGCCCCTTTCAAAGCAAACAAAATGCGATCGCAAGGTACAAAAAACTCCCGAAGTCAGGAGCCTTCGCCCTCTGGATTGGCGGTCTAGCTCTGGCGCTCAATCCCAGAATGCATCTGTTCAGCTCAGGAACAGCCTACGACCTCTGCGTCGAGGGAGGTTGCCATGATGCGATCTCACTCTATGAAAAAAGGCTCAGAGAGTCTGAGTTCGCTATCTATCGTGTCCGACGTATTTACAAAGCCAACGGAACAACCAAACGAACGATGGTTAACGCTCGCCGCAGCGTGGAAACCATCGGTAGCGGCAGTCGGAAGGATATAGAAGCCCAAATCAACAGACTTGAGATCGCAACCCACAGCGAACTTGAAACCACTGGCGGGTGGATCAGAGTTTATATACATCGAAGGGAGCCAAAGACGTATCCAGCTATCGAAGAATTTTTTGTCGCTTGCCCTTCTGCAATAGAGGACAAATGCCAAAACATCAGCAAGTTCGAGAGCGACTGGCGAGAGATGACCGGAGCTGTGCAGCAACTCTCATTGCTGTAATTGAAAGCTCTATTGCTTGCGATCTCAACTCGCAATCTATACATCGATGTATAAAGCCACCCCTCAGATCTCCGACCGCAGCCCTTGATATTCTCGCCAGCTCTCCAGCGCCTCCTCAACATCGAGATCGGTAATTATGCGATGGCGTTAGCCTGCCTTCGGCAATCGCAAGCGGAAGTTAGCGACCACCAAACCTTGACCCAGTAGCGATGGTTGATCGCATCCCCCAGTGAGCCGTAGAGCAAGGCTTTAGTTTCTGCATGTTCGATCGCTGCCGTCAGGACGTTTTCAATGCCTTCAGACTGGATGAAATCTTGGGGGTTCATCTGCCTAAACGCCGGAGAGTGATCTCGTTATAACAACGACAGAAGCTCCGATAATTCCAGCCCAGGCCGTACCAATGAGAGCAAGGGTCAAACCCCACAACCGACCATCCCACTTTTCTACCTTGGCATTGGTGGCCTTGATATCTACATCAATCGTCGTAAGCCGATTATCAATGGCATCAAAACGACTCAATACCTTTTGCTCAAATGATTCCGGTGTTGCCTGCGTCATATCAAACCCTCACGCTCTGCAGCTTCACGGATCACCCGTCTCAGCCACGCTGACTTATTCGGAAGCCGATCAACCGCAGCTTCCACCTCAGGCTCCAAACAAGTGCCTGTAGTACGCCGAGACAACTTGGGCGCAACTTCAGAATCAAGGCGAACTGAGCGAAGATGTTCAGTCTTTGGCGAAGGATTGGGCATATATGCATCATAAGCAGGATAGAACAATCTTAACTTAGCCCATCATCATGAATTCCTTCAATGTAAACTTTCTAAAATAAAGTCTTTTTGTATGCATCATATGATGCATACATGATATTATAGATACATACAAACAAAGCAAAGCCACCGCCCAATCCCGGAAAGAAACAAGCGGTGACGATGCACTCCCAAGACTAATCAGGAGATTTCCATTATGACTATTTCCCTCGCCCCTGCAACAGCCCAGCAGTCGCAACTCTTCTGTGTCGATGCCGAAGTCGAGCAGTTCGACCCACTCAACGAGTGCATGGTCCGCGAAGATTACACCTTCGCCTGTGAGCGCAAAGGCGGTTACGTCCAACGCATCAAAGCCTGGGTTGCAACCAATTGCACCTTTGGTACTGTTGCCCCCAACCTTATCGAGCTGTATTGCTCTGAATGGAAGACAGCAGCAGACGACCGTATCGCAGCCATCGACGACCAGTTCTAAGCACCAGGGGGCCGCAGCGCCCCCATCGCCTCACCATTGCAAACCCCAGCGCTACAGGGGACTACGCGAGAAATACTCATGCTTGAAGTTTCAGCCGCTCCAATCCCAGACACCTGGACTGCCTCAGACTCCAATGATGACCCTGAGATATTCGCAGTCAGCACGGGAAACTCACCAGACCAAGCGATCGCAAACTACTTCGACAATTGCTTAGAGCAAGATCCCCATTACATGAACGATTCGTCTGAATTCGTTCGCTTCATGCGGACCTACTAACGCAAACAACAGGGGCCATAGCGCCCCCGCCGCATACCTTCCGTAAACCCATCGCTACAAGGGACAGGAGAAATATACATGATTACCGCAGAAGCACTTCAGCAAAATCTCGCGCATTGCACCGGCACCGAGCAATGGTACCGGCATCCACTGGGAATCACTTACACAGACGGCATCAAGATATTGACCGAGGATGCCCAGTGTATGTGGCTTGTGGATGCGATCACATCTCACCAAAAAAGCTACCAGATTATATACAACCCTGACCTACAAGAGTTCCAGCTCTGGCTGCTGAAAGTTAATGAGGATCGCAGCGCAATCCTAGCCTGCTACGAAGACAGCCCCAGCACTTGCGAACCTGCGATCAGCCAGCTAATCCCCTCCACGGACTTCCCGATGCAGGAAATCAAGCTTTATATGGAGCAAGGAACACTACTGCTTCCCTCAGAACACTAAAGCCATCGGGGGCCACAGCGTCCCCGCAGCAATACAAACGCCCGACCACTGCAAGGGCCATACAGGAGTAAGACCCATGAAACCGAAAGAACTTGAGCAACGGCTCAGGCAGTTTCAGCCTAGCCCCACTCGCCACCGACATTTCACTGGGCTTTTATACACCGATGGAATTCTATACATCATTGAAAAGCTTGAAATTGAGTGGTTAGTACTTGCGATCGCCACTCACCAGAAAGGCACCAGCATCACAGCTAGCAAAGAACTACAGCAATTCCAATGCTGGAAATTTCACAATGGCAGCACTCCTGTCCTGTTTTGCTACAGGGATAGGCTCAACACATCTCCAGAATTTGGCCGTCAAGTCCGTGCTACAGCCTTCCCCTTGCCTGAACTAGAGCTATTCGTTGTCGAGGGTTGTCTCATGCTGCCCTCGGAATACGAAGGCTCCTGATTATCGCGGCCACCCAACGCAGAAATATTGATCTATTCAGAAGGACGTATTGATATGCAGCCAACATTACCCAAAAGACTCCAAAGACATCCACAACATGCAATCGCAGTTGCGATCGCAAGTCTAATCAACGATTTACTATTCGCTGGCCGGATCGACTGGAACACGGCGGTTTACTACTGTCCGCCTGGAGCCTTTCATTTGCTGGAATGTCCAGCAAGCCATGCAACAGTCGCAATCAAATCAAAGGAGGTTTGACCCATGAAGACACTACGGCCCCTCGGGTTCGGCGAATCCCTCCGAACCCTGTATATCTATGCTCACAGAGCCAACGGAAATAAACTCTGGTTTCAGCTCATCGACAGCGAACCTCAGGAACTACCCCCGTCCCTCACCGGCTATCTCAAAGCCATCGAATTTCCCAAGGTCGAACGACGGGGAAAAGAGTGCTGCAAACTCAATATCACCCTGACCGCACACCGGCCCGTCGTCATCGAATGCGGTC is a window encoding:
- a CDS encoding DUF6876 family protein; the encoded protein is MITAEALQQNLAHCTGTEQWYRHPLGITYTDGIKILTEDAQCMWLVDAITSHQKSYQIIYNPDLQEFQLWLLKVNEDRSAILACYEDSPSTCEPAISQLIPSTDFPMQEIKLYMEQGTLLLPSEH
- a CDS encoding DUF6876 family protein; this encodes MKPKELEQRLRQFQPSPTRHRHFTGLLYTDGILYIIEKLEIEWLVLAIATHQKGTSITASKELQQFQCWKFHNGSTPVLFCYRDRLNTSPEFGRQVRATAFPLPELELFVVEGCLMLPSEYEGS